The following are encoded together in the Bacteroidales bacterium MB20-C3-3 genome:
- a CDS encoding PAS domain-containing protein yields MIKSDRNKIEHLIAFSTGMMSGGDGKELIERHKEALNGITPYDMLYLEEYQMQMGITVPEIKRDINKILNVLYEYLKAYEWERPEEGTFLYYLMLENRAFEFRLNTMKKILKAYKGRELDELGSLKAELLPHLESFAGFEPHYVKKENILFPYLEKHWKEYKPLKVMWSLHDDLRRMIKELIGLAKSDQSEWMTLNRAIGNYYFGAFGMIQKEEIIVYPIAAGTIPKDDWDEMHRQSFEYTFPFIERPTPPSEKSASEANRVATELSGPISDQFLQRATMIFDSLPLDITYVDENDKVRYFNRAKDRFFPRSPAVIGRDVRNCHPPESLHIVEEIVNKFRSGERDEAEFWITLRGKFIHIRYFAVSSEEGEYRGVLEVSQDVTGIRALEGERRLLDWE; encoded by the coding sequence ATGATAAAAAGCGACAGAAATAAGATAGAACACCTTATTGCATTCTCCACCGGGATGATGAGCGGCGGAGATGGAAAGGAGCTTATTGAGAGACATAAAGAGGCACTCAACGGTATTACCCCTTATGACATGCTTTATCTGGAAGAGTACCAGATGCAGATGGGAATCACTGTCCCTGAAATAAAAAGGGATATCAACAAAATTCTGAATGTCCTGTACGAATACCTGAAGGCATATGAGTGGGAGCGTCCGGAGGAGGGGACTTTTTTGTACTATCTTATGCTTGAGAACAGGGCATTTGAGTTCCGCCTCAATACAATGAAAAAGATCCTCAAAGCCTACAAAGGGCGAGAACTTGATGAACTCGGCTCTCTGAAGGCCGAACTTCTCCCCCACCTGGAGAGTTTTGCCGGATTTGAACCTCACTATGTAAAAAAGGAGAATATTCTTTTTCCATATCTGGAAAAGCACTGGAAGGAGTACAAACCGCTCAAAGTTATGTGGTCTCTTCACGACGACCTCCGCCGGATGATAAAAGAGCTTATCGGCCTTGCAAAATCTGATCAGAGCGAGTGGATGACACTCAACCGGGCAATAGGGAACTACTACTTTGGGGCGTTCGGGATGATTCAGAAGGAGGAGATAATTGTCTATCCTATCGCAGCCGGCACAATACCTAAAGATGATTGGGACGAGATGCACCGGCAGAGCTTTGAATACACTTTTCCATTTATTGAAAGGCCGACCCCGCCATCAGAAAAATCGGCCTCAGAGGCAAACAGGGTGGCAACAGAGCTGAGCGGACCCATCTCAGACCAGTTCCTGCAAAGAGCTACAATGATTTTTGATTCCCTGCCTCTGGATATAACATACGTTGATGAGAATGATAAGGTAAGGTATTTCAACAGGGCAAAGGATCGCTTCTTTCCCCGCTCACCTGCAGTGATTGGAAGGGATGTAAGAAACTGCCACCCGCCGGAAAGCCTGCATATAGTAGAGGAGATAGTGAATAAATTCAGGAGCGGTGAGAGGGATGAGGCCGAGTTCTGGATTACTCTCAGAGGGAAGTTTATCCATATTAGGTATTTTGCTGTCAGTAGCGAGGAGGGAGAGTACAGAGGGGTTCTGGAGGTTAGTCAGGATGTAACCGGTATCAGGGCACTGGAGGGAGAGAGAAGACTTCTGGATTGGGAATGA
- a CDS encoding YciI family protein has translation MKKNRRFSIHPIVIALLITIGTNIPAASQEKIKYDPALAAKYGADDYGMKSYTFVILRTGPNKTEDKALLAELFRSHMENINKLSDEGKLIIAGPMGKNDKQYRGIFVLNTTDHQEALEMLKGDRAIAEGVFEADLFSWYGSAALPAYLEVHEKIAKSNP, from the coding sequence ATGAAAAAAAACAGGCGATTTTCAATACATCCAATTGTAATTGCACTTTTGATTACAATTGGGACAAATATTCCGGCAGCCTCCCAGGAGAAAATAAAATACGACCCTGCACTTGCCGCAAAATATGGTGCAGATGATTATGGTATGAAGAGCTACACTTTCGTGATTCTGCGTACCGGCCCTAATAAGACGGAGGACAAGGCTCTCCTTGCGGAGCTGTTCAGAAGCCACATGGAGAACATTAACAAACTATCTGACGAGGGCAAACTTATCATTGCCGGCCCAATGGGAAAGAACGACAAACAGTATAGAGGAATATTTGTACTAAATACAACAGACCATCAGGAGGCACTGGAGATGCTCAAAGGTGACAGAGCCATAGCTGAGGGAGTTTTTGAGGCCGACCTGTTTTCCTGGTACGGATCGGCAGCACTCCCTGCCTATCTTGAAGTCCACGAAAAAATAGCAAAGAGCAATCCGTAA
- a CDS encoding DUF456 domain-containing protein, with protein sequence MGFDILLIIAGIILLLVAFAGCFLPVLPGPPLAFGALILLHFTTVTDVPSEVLWSMAGLALIVTILDYVVPVWGTRKFGGSKAGERGAIAGVIVGLFLGPLGIILAPFFGALAGELLSGTPGDKAFRSAIGSFIGFLLGVGLKLMVTLVIAFYFFKIWLF encoded by the coding sequence ATGGGATTTGATATACTCTTAATAATTGCCGGCATTATATTACTTTTAGTTGCTTTTGCCGGTTGCTTTCTCCCGGTTCTTCCCGGGCCACCGCTCGCGTTTGGAGCACTTATCTTATTGCATTTTACAACTGTTACGGATGTCCCTTCCGAGGTGCTCTGGAGTATGGCCGGGCTTGCACTAATTGTCACAATTCTTGATTATGTTGTTCCGGTTTGGGGCACCAGAAAATTTGGAGGAAGCAAAGCTGGCGAGAGAGGTGCAATTGCCGGTGTTATTGTGGGACTCTTTCTGGGACCTTTAGGAATAATTCTTGCCCCTTTCTTTGGCGCCCTGGCCGGTGAACTACTCAGCGGCACCCCCGGCGATAAAGCATTCAGGTCTGCAATCGGCTCATTTATCGGATTTCTGCTAGGTGTGGGACTCAAGCTAATGGTTACCCTGGTGATCGCATTCTATTTCTTTAAGATCTGGTTATTCTGA
- a CDS encoding TetR/AcrR family transcriptional regulator, protein MVKVTRRDAEIRLTEAGHELFWKFGFKKVTVEDVCKKAGVSKMSFYRYYENKTELAKRVLDNVISDGIEKFREIMTDDDTAVNKMHRFIDLKIEGTNNISKEFIADIYGDMGSEIQQYMAKLTAHTITTMIEEFRNAQSRGVFNSNFKPELLFALSNSFIELMNNPVLNKLYENPQEIIIEMVNLISYGIAPSGAESGAESGAESGAESASEEKCQRPDR, encoded by the coding sequence ATGGTGAAAGTTACGAGGAGAGATGCTGAGATTCGTTTGACGGAGGCGGGTCATGAACTTTTTTGGAAATTCGGCTTCAAAAAAGTAACTGTGGAGGATGTGTGTAAAAAGGCGGGCGTTAGCAAGATGTCGTTTTACAGATATTATGAAAATAAGACCGAATTAGCCAAGCGGGTGCTGGATAATGTAATTTCTGATGGAATTGAAAAATTCCGTGAAATTATGACAGATGATGATACTGCTGTAAATAAGATGCATAGGTTTATTGATCTTAAGATAGAGGGGACAAACAATATTAGTAAGGAGTTTATTGCTGACATCTATGGAGATATGGGTTCTGAAATCCAGCAATATATGGCAAAGTTAACTGCTCATACTATAACCACTATGATTGAGGAGTTCAGAAATGCTCAATCAAGAGGTGTGTTTAATTCCAATTTCAAACCTGAGTTGCTATTCGCATTGAGTAATAGCTTTATAGAACTAATGAATAACCCAGTGCTAAATAAGCTATATGAAAATCCACAGGAAATTATTATTGAGATGGTAAATTTGATTTCTTATGGCATAGCTCCGTCCGGAGCCGAGTCCGGAGCCGAGTCCGGAGCCGAGTCCGGGGCCGAGTCTGCCTCAGAGGAAAAGTGTCAAAGGCCTGATAGATAA